A single window of Periophthalmus magnuspinnatus isolate fPerMag1 chromosome 22, fPerMag1.2.pri, whole genome shotgun sequence DNA harbors:
- the fbln5 gene encoding fibulin-5, giving the protein MRGFRLCSSKRMLAALVFILLFIHPGHGQTCSEGFAYDRRGRQCIDVDECRVIPDACRGDMRCVNQNGGYLCLPRGLYSQPYRPEVPALPEPYPDTGVGAGGYPDVSGGAGAYPESFVPGPPRSVEPSYPRVRGTAPCILGYTLAEDGTCNDIDECETNSHHCNPTQVCINTAGGYTCSCTEGYWLIGGQCHDIDECRYGYCQQLCANVAGSYSCSCNPGFVLNPDGRTCQDVDECEEEPCSHGCLNTYGSFMCNCDEGFELAADGTTCMDLDECSFSEFLCQNRCVNTPGSFTCICPPGYYVYEDGRSCEDYNECETGNNTCTVNQVCFNYQGGFTCLDPLQCPLPYVEVSDNQCMCAAENPQCRDKPFTILYRHMDLSSGRSVPADIFQMQATTRYPGAFYIFQIKSGNDGREFYMRQTSNVSATLVLTRPIKGPKVVVLDLEMVTVNNVINFRGSSIIRLTIYVSEHPF; this is encoded by the exons ATGCGTGGCTTCAGATTATGCTCCTCCAAGAG GATGTTGGCAGCTTTGGTATTTATTCTACTTTTTATTCACCCCGGGCACGGACAG ACTTGTTCGGAGGGCTTTGCCTATGACAGAAGGGGTCGACAGTGCATAG ATGTGGACGAGTGCCGCGTAATCCCGGATGCGTGCAGAGGAGACATGCGCTGCGTCAACCAGAACGGAGGATATCTGTGCCTCCCGCGGGGTCTGTACAGCCAGCCCTACAGACCCGAGGTCCCCGCGCTGCCCGAGCCGTACCCCGACACTGGAGTGGGGGCAGGGGGGTACCCAGATGTCTCCGGTGGGGCGGGAGCTTACCCCGAGAGCTTCGTGCCCGGTCCACCCCGGTCTGTGGAGCCCAGCTACCCCCGCGTCAGGGGCACAGCTCCCTGCATTTTAGGATACACTCTGGCAGAGGACGGCACCTGCAACG ATATTGATGAGTGTGAGACCAACTCGCACCACTGTAATCCCACTCAGGTGTGCATCAACACGGCCGGAGGATACACCTGCTCCTGCACCGAGGGCTACTGGCTCATCGGGGGGCAGTGCCATG ATATTGATGAATGTCGCTATGGTTACTGCCAGCAGCTGTGTGCCAATGTGGCGGGGTCCTACTCCTGCTCCTGTAACCCGGGGTTTGTGCTCAACCCAGACGGACGCACGTGTCAAG aTGTGGATGAGTGTGAGGAGGAGCCGTGCAGTCATGGCTGCCTCAACACTTACGGTTCATTTATGTGCAACTGTGACGAGGGTTTTGAGCTGGCTGCCGACGGGACCACCTGCATGG acctGGATGAATGCAGTTTCTCTGAGTTTCTTTGTCAGAACAGATGTGTGAACACTCCGGGCTCCTTCACCTGCATCTGTCCTCCCGGGTACTACGTTTACGAGGATGGCAGGAGCTGtgaag ATTATAATGAATgtgaaactggaaacaacacGTGTACAGTGAACCAAGTGTGTTTCAACTACCAGGGAGGCTTCACCTGTCTGGACCCGTTACAATGTCCACTACCTTACGTCGAAGTCAGCGACAA TCAGTGCATGTGCGCCGCTGAGAACCCCCAGTGCAGAGACAAACCATTCACcatcctgtatcgccacatggaCCTGTCCTCTGGCCGCTCCGTCCCCGCAGACATATTCCAGATGCAGGCCACCACGCGGTATCCGGGCGCCTTCTACATCTTCCAGATAAAGTCCGGCAACGATGGACGGGAGTTTTACATGAGG CAAACCAGTAATGTAAGTGCAACGCTGGTTCTGACGAGACCAATCAAAGGCCCTAAAGTCGTGGTTTTGGATTTGGAGATGGTCACCGTCAACAATGTGATAAACTTCAGAGGCAGCTCCATCATCCGCCTGACCATATACGTGTCCGAGCACCCGTTCTAA